Proteins encoded within one genomic window of Sphingomonas cannabina:
- a CDS encoding metallophosphoesterase family protein gives MSLLRRFGLPLPAAPSSVPEGERVYAIGDVHGRLDLLDRLLERIEADDAARGPARSQLIFLGDLIDRGPQSRGVVERVMRLKAERPNIRVIAGNHEEMLLAALRSERGEAMRFFIQNGGRETLLSYGITEAEYEAGTLTDLRDLARRRVPAHHVAFLGSLEPYVAIGDYLFVHAGIRPGVAVEEQSPSDLKWIRGEFLNSKRDHGSIVVHGHTVSDGVDEQPNRIGIDTGAFATGNLTAIGLESSERWYLSTAGSGAGARSAAIVQQV, from the coding sequence TTGAGTTTGCTTCGCCGTTTCGGCCTTCCTCTACCCGCTGCACCGTCGAGCGTTCCCGAAGGGGAACGCGTCTACGCGATCGGCGACGTCCACGGCCGCCTCGACCTGCTCGACCGCCTCCTCGAGCGGATCGAGGCCGACGATGCCGCCCGCGGGCCGGCACGGTCGCAGCTGATCTTCCTCGGCGACCTGATCGACCGCGGCCCGCAGTCGCGCGGCGTGGTCGAGCGCGTGATGCGTTTGAAGGCGGAGCGCCCCAACATTCGCGTGATCGCCGGCAATCACGAGGAGATGCTGCTCGCCGCGCTCCGCTCGGAACGCGGCGAGGCGATGCGCTTCTTCATCCAGAACGGCGGACGCGAGACGCTGCTCAGCTACGGCATCACCGAAGCGGAATATGAAGCCGGCACGCTGACCGATCTGCGCGATCTCGCCCGCAGGCGCGTCCCGGCCCACCATGTCGCCTTCCTGGGCAGCCTCGAACCTTACGTGGCGATCGGAGACTATCTGTTCGTCCACGCCGGAATCCGCCCCGGCGTCGCGGTCGAGGAGCAATCCCCCAGCGATCTCAAGTGGATCCGCGGCGAATTCCTGAATTCGAAACGCGATCACGGCAGCATCGTCGTCCACGGCCATACCGTCTCCGACGGGGTCGACGAGCAGCCTAACCGAATCGGGATCGACACCGGCGCCTTCGCCACCGGCAATCTGACCGCGATCGGCCTGGAATCGAGCGAGCGCTGGTATCTCTCGACGGCCGGCAGCGGCGCCGGCGCGCGCAGCGCGGCTATTGTGCAACAGGTTTGA
- a CDS encoding HesA/MoeB/ThiF family protein, with protein MTLTDAELDRYARHIVLREFGGAGQMRLRAAHVAVIGAGGIGSPAIQYLAAAGIGRLTVIDDDAVDLANLQRQTLFGTADIGHAKVEAGAEAVARLNPHVELIPLRKRIDPGNAERLLAGTDVVLDGSDSFATRGAVADAALRLRIPLVSAAVAQFEGQLAVYRGWEPDKPCYRCLVGHPEDRPEESCAEAGVLGALAGVMGSLAALEAIRAVAPFGDDPAGKLLLVDALSLRFRTVTLPKDPGCPTCAA; from the coding sequence ATGACCCTCACCGACGCCGAGCTCGACCGCTACGCTCGACACATCGTCCTCCGGGAGTTCGGCGGCGCCGGACAGATGCGGCTGCGCGCCGCCCATGTCGCGGTGATCGGCGCCGGCGGCATCGGCTCGCCGGCGATCCAGTATCTCGCCGCCGCCGGCATCGGGCGATTGACGGTGATCGACGACGACGCGGTCGACCTCGCCAACCTCCAGCGCCAGACGCTGTTCGGCACCGCCGACATCGGCCATGCGAAGGTCGAGGCCGGTGCGGAGGCGGTGGCGCGGCTCAACCCGCATGTCGAGCTGATCCCCCTTCGCAAACGCATCGACCCGGGCAACGCCGAAAGGCTGCTCGCCGGCACGGACGTGGTGCTCGACGGCAGCGACAGCTTCGCGACGCGCGGCGCGGTCGCCGACGCGGCGCTGCGCCTCCGCATCCCGCTGGTCTCCGCCGCGGTCGCGCAGTTCGAGGGGCAGCTCGCCGTCTACCGCGGCTGGGAGCCGGACAAGCCCTGCTACCGCTGCCTGGTCGGCCATCCCGAGGACCGCCCCGAGGAAAGCTGCGCCGAGGCGGGCGTGCTCGGCGCGCTGGCAGGGGTGATGGGCAGCCTCGCCGCGCTGGAGGCGATCCGCGCCGTCGCCCCGTTCGGCGACGACCCTGCCGGCAAGCTGCTGCTGGTCGACGCGCTGTCGCTGCGCTTCCGCACCGTCACGCTGCCCAAGGATCCCGGATGCCCGACCTGCGCGGCCTGA
- the coaBC gene encoding bifunctional phosphopantothenoylcysteine decarboxylase/phosphopantothenate--cysteine ligase CoaBC, giving the protein MRRILLIVGGGIAAYKACELVRLIRKAGMRVTCVLTEGGQHFVTPMTLAALSENQVYTTLWDLKDEAEMGHIQLSRQADLIVVAPATADLLARMAAGIADDLATTLLLATDKPVLAAPAMNVRMWQHAATRRNVATLSADGVTVMEPDEGPMACGEYGPGRLPEPEAILAAIERHFAGPGPLAGRHVVVTAGPTHEPIDPVRYIANRSSGKQGFAIAGALAELGARVTLVAGPVTLPTPAGVERIDIETAREMAAAVEAALPADAAVLVAAVADWRVEPAAHKLKKGDGPPALALSPNPDILATLGEHPERPRLLIGFAAETERVTAQAAEKRARKHVDWIVANDVSGDVMGGDRNTVHLVTADRIEDWEPMDKEDVAHRLAQRIADAL; this is encoded by the coding sequence ATGAGGCGCATCCTGCTCATCGTCGGCGGTGGCATCGCGGCGTACAAGGCGTGCGAGCTCGTCCGGCTGATCCGCAAGGCGGGGATGCGCGTCACCTGCGTGCTGACCGAGGGCGGGCAGCATTTCGTGACGCCGATGACGCTGGCGGCGCTTAGCGAGAACCAGGTCTACACCACGCTCTGGGACCTCAAGGACGAGGCCGAGATGGGCCATATCCAATTGAGCCGCCAGGCCGACCTGATCGTCGTCGCCCCCGCCACCGCCGACCTGCTCGCGCGCATGGCCGCGGGCATCGCCGACGATCTCGCCACCACCTTGCTGCTCGCGACCGACAAGCCGGTGCTGGCGGCGCCGGCGATGAACGTGCGCATGTGGCAGCACGCCGCCACCCGCCGCAATGTCGCCACGCTCAGCGCCGACGGCGTGACGGTGATGGAGCCCGACGAAGGACCAATGGCGTGCGGCGAATACGGCCCCGGCCGGCTGCCCGAGCCGGAGGCGATCCTCGCCGCGATCGAACGCCACTTCGCCGGTCCCGGCCCGCTTGCCGGCCGGCATGTCGTCGTCACCGCCGGCCCGACCCACGAGCCGATCGACCCCGTCCGCTACATCGCCAACCGCTCGTCCGGGAAGCAGGGCTTCGCCATCGCCGGCGCGCTCGCCGAGCTGGGCGCGCGAGTGACGCTGGTCGCCGGGCCGGTGACGCTGCCGACGCCCGCAGGCGTCGAGCGCATCGATATCGAGACCGCCCGCGAGATGGCGGCGGCGGTCGAGGCGGCGCTTCCCGCCGACGCTGCGGTGCTGGTCGCCGCCGTCGCCGACTGGCGCGTCGAGCCCGCCGCGCACAAGCTCAAGAAGGGCGACGGTCCGCCCGCGCTCGCCCTTTCGCCCAATCCCGACATCCTCGCGACGCTCGGCGAGCATCCTGAGCGCCCCCGGCTCCTGATCGGCTTCGCCGCCGAGACCGAACGCGTCACCGCCCAGGCGGCCGAGAAGCGCGCGCGCAAGCACGTCGACTGGATCGTCGCCAACGACGTCTCCGGCGACGTGATGGGCGGCGACCGCAACACGGTGCATCTTGTCACCGCCGACCGGATCGAGGACTGGGAACCCATGGACAAGGAGGACGTCGCCCATCGCCTCGCTCAACGGATCGCCGATGCGCTATAG
- the dut gene encoding dUTP diphosphatase: MSLAPIRIALRRLPHGEDLPLPAYATDGAAGMDVVAAEALTLAPGQRHAVATGFAMAIPPGYEVQVRPRSGLALRHGVTCLNTPGTIDSDYRGEVKVILANLGDAPFTIARGDRIAQLVPAPVQPATLDEVASLDETVRGDGGFGSTGR, encoded by the coding sequence GTGAGCCTCGCCCCGATCCGCATCGCGCTCCGCCGCCTGCCGCACGGCGAGGACCTGCCGCTGCCCGCCTATGCCACCGACGGCGCCGCGGGCATGGACGTGGTCGCCGCCGAGGCGCTGACGCTCGCGCCCGGCCAGCGCCACGCGGTCGCGACCGGCTTCGCGATGGCGATCCCGCCCGGCTATGAGGTCCAGGTGCGCCCCCGGTCGGGCCTGGCGCTCCGGCACGGGGTCACATGTCTTAATACCCCCGGGACCATCGACAGCGATTATCGCGGCGAGGTAAAGGTGATCCTAGCCAATCTCGGCGACGCACCGTTCACGATCGCCCGCGGAGACAGGATCGCGCAGCTCGTCCCCGCCCCCGTCCAGCCCGCCACGCTCGATGAGGTCGCCAGCCTCGACGAGACTGTGCGCGGCGACGGAGGCTTCGGATCGACCGGACGATGA
- the galU gene encoding UTP--glucose-1-phosphate uridylyltransferase GalU: protein MTIKPLRKAVFPVGGLGTRFLPATKAMPKEMLPVVDRPLIQYAVDEALEAGIEQMIFVTGRGKSAIEDHFDIAYELETTMSGRGKSLEVLEPTRLKPGAVAYVRQQEPLGLGHAVWCARDIVGDEPFAVLLADDLMVGQPGCLKQMVEAYNRLGGNLICAQEVPDDQTHMYGIITPGARDGALTEVRGLVEKPKAGTAPSNLSVIGRYILQPEVMRVLEGQEKGAGGEIQLTDAMARMIGEQPFHGVTFAGRRFDCGDKAGFIQANLALALARDDIGPAVREFAREALANEA from the coding sequence TTGACCATCAAGCCGCTGCGCAAGGCCGTGTTTCCCGTGGGCGGGCTCGGCACCCGTTTCCTGCCGGCGACCAAGGCGATGCCGAAGGAGATGCTGCCGGTGGTCGACCGGCCGCTGATCCAGTACGCGGTCGACGAGGCGCTGGAGGCCGGGATCGAGCAGATGATCTTCGTCACCGGCCGCGGCAAGTCCGCGATCGAGGATCACTTCGACATCGCCTATGAGCTCGAGACGACGATGAGCGGCCGCGGCAAGTCGCTCGAGGTCCTGGAGCCCACCCGCCTCAAGCCCGGCGCGGTCGCCTACGTCCGCCAGCAGGAGCCGCTGGGGCTCGGCCATGCAGTGTGGTGCGCGCGCGACATCGTCGGCGACGAGCCGTTCGCGGTGCTGCTCGCCGACGACCTGATGGTGGGGCAACCGGGTTGTCTCAAACAGATGGTGGAGGCCTACAACCGTCTCGGCGGCAACCTGATCTGCGCGCAGGAGGTGCCGGACGACCAGACGCATATGTACGGCATCATCACACCGGGTGCGCGCGACGGGGCGCTGACGGAGGTGAGGGGGCTGGTCGAGAAGCCCAAGGCCGGCACGGCGCCGTCCAACCTGTCGGTGATCGGCCGCTACATCCTCCAGCCAGAGGTGATGCGCGTGCTCGAAGGGCAGGAGAAGGGCGCGGGCGGCGAGATCCAGCTCACCGACGCGATGGCGCGGATGATCGGCGAGCAGCCCTTTCATGGCGTCACCTTTGCCGGGCGGCGTTTCGACTGCGGCGACAAGGCGGGTTTCATCCAGGCGAACCTTGCGCTGGCGCTCGCTCGGGACGACATCGGGCCGGCGGTGCGCGAATTCGCGCGCGAGGCGCTGGCCAACGAAGCGTAA
- a CDS encoding M48 family metallopeptidase, with the protein MPALLALAAPVVPAAQAQTTGVTDVLAALRAEDLRVAAIAERLTLANRALCRDLALRTGLQIHDLSQYAVAARGEARRFFGFEAPIAVEGVVAGSAAERAGIRAGDSIVRANGEVLEPGPMDTGKAESTDRLIAAERRLRERAASGELRLDLLRQGQPLTIAFKPDMGCASRFEVVVKDSYDAQADGTTVQVTTKMVEAIDSDDELAFVIAHELAHNILRHRVRLDQAGVQRGLFEAIGRSVGYIRRSEIEADILGSALMANAGYDPVAPARFWRWFGKAHFNSILLARTHPRWTLRAKLLDREAAAFAASPERPYVPPILAERDKPMSNDWQALVAGL; encoded by the coding sequence TTGCCTGCGCTGCTCGCGCTGGCGGCGCCGGTCGTGCCGGCCGCGCAGGCGCAGACGACAGGCGTTACCGACGTGCTCGCGGCGTTGCGGGCGGAGGACCTGCGCGTGGCGGCGATCGCGGAGCGGCTCACGCTCGCCAACCGGGCGCTCTGCCGCGATCTCGCCCTGCGGACGGGGCTGCAGATCCACGACCTCTCCCAATATGCGGTCGCGGCGAGGGGGGAGGCGCGCCGCTTCTTCGGCTTCGAGGCGCCGATCGCCGTCGAGGGCGTGGTCGCGGGGAGCGCGGCCGAGCGGGCGGGCATCCGCGCCGGCGATTCGATCGTGCGGGCGAACGGCGAGGTGCTGGAGCCGGGGCCGATGGATACCGGCAAGGCCGAATCGACCGACCGGCTGATCGCCGCCGAACGGCGGCTGCGGGAGCGGGCGGCATCGGGGGAGCTGCGCCTCGACCTGCTCCGCCAGGGACAGCCGCTGACGATCGCGTTCAAGCCCGACATGGGCTGCGCGAGCCGGTTCGAGGTCGTCGTCAAGGACAGCTATGACGCGCAGGCCGACGGGACCACGGTCCAGGTCACGACCAAGATGGTCGAGGCGATCGACAGCGACGACGAGCTCGCCTTCGTCATTGCGCATGAGCTGGCGCACAATATCCTGCGCCATCGGGTCCGGCTTGACCAGGCCGGCGTCCAGCGCGGGCTGTTCGAGGCGATCGGCCGGTCGGTCGGCTATATCCGGCGCAGCGAGATCGAGGCAGACATCCTGGGCAGCGCGCTGATGGCCAATGCCGGCTATGATCCGGTGGCGCCGGCGCGGTTCTGGCGCTGGTTCGGCAAGGCTCATTTCAACAGCATCCTGCTGGCGCGCACCCATCCGCGCTGGACGCTGCGCGCCAAGCTGCTCGACCGCGAGGCGGCGGCGTTCGCCGCGTCGCCGGAGCGGCCCTATGTCCCGCCGATCCTGGCCGAGCGGGACAAGCCGATGAGCAACGACTGGCAGGCGCTGGTTGCGGGGCTGTAG
- the wecC gene encoding UDP-N-acetyl-D-mannosamine dehydrogenase encodes MVSDVELKVAVLGLGYIGLPTAAVIARTGARVLGIDVHQSVVDTINSGKVHIEEVDLDGLVSGVVARGTLRASLQIEPADVFVIAVPTPFDDDHQPNIGYVLRAATTVATVLKPGDLVVLESTSPVGTTEKVAELLAELRPDLNIPGHSRETPDVAIAYCPERVLPGRILIELIDNDRVIGGITPRCARKALGFYRRFVRGACVTTTSRAAEMTKLTENAFRDVNIAFANELSVIADGMGVDVWEVIRLANRHPRVNILSPGPGVGGHCIAVDPWFLVAADPANSPLIRTAREVNDRKVDVTIARAAALIEDHPGPVALLGLAFKANIDDFRESPALKVAAALATRFGERIRIVEPHARALPDDFADTGATLTDIDTALETCPVLVVLVDHDVFKSVPLDERADKAVYDTRGIWPDQPRVRAAQDALRLAS; translated from the coding sequence ATGGTTTCGGATGTTGAGCTCAAGGTCGCCGTTCTCGGCCTCGGCTATATCGGTCTTCCCACCGCCGCGGTGATCGCGCGCACCGGCGCCAGGGTGCTCGGCATCGACGTCCACCAGTCGGTGGTCGACACGATCAATTCGGGCAAGGTGCATATCGAGGAGGTCGACCTCGACGGCCTCGTCTCCGGCGTTGTCGCGCGCGGGACGCTGCGCGCCTCACTGCAGATCGAGCCCGCCGACGTGTTCGTGATCGCGGTGCCGACGCCGTTCGACGACGATCACCAGCCCAACATCGGCTACGTCCTGCGCGCCGCGACGACGGTCGCGACCGTGCTCAAGCCCGGCGACCTGGTCGTGCTCGAATCGACCTCGCCGGTCGGCACCACCGAGAAGGTGGCCGAGCTCCTCGCCGAGCTGCGCCCCGATCTCAACATCCCCGGCCACAGCCGCGAGACGCCGGACGTCGCCATCGCCTATTGCCCGGAGCGCGTGCTCCCCGGCCGCATCCTGATCGAGCTGATCGACAACGACCGCGTCATCGGCGGCATCACGCCCCGCTGCGCGCGCAAGGCGCTCGGCTTCTACCGGCGCTTCGTGCGCGGCGCCTGCGTCACCACGACCAGCCGCGCGGCGGAGATGACCAAGCTCACCGAGAACGCCTTCCGCGACGTCAACATCGCCTTCGCCAACGAGCTGTCGGTGATCGCCGACGGCATGGGCGTCGACGTGTGGGAGGTGATCCGGCTCGCCAACCGCCATCCGCGCGTCAACATCCTCTCGCCCGGTCCCGGCGTCGGCGGCCACTGCATCGCCGTCGACCCCTGGTTCCTTGTCGCCGCCGATCCGGCGAACAGCCCGCTGATCCGCACCGCGCGCGAGGTCAACGACCGCAAGGTCGACGTGACGATCGCCCGGGCCGCCGCGCTGATCGAGGACCATCCCGGCCCGGTCGCGCTGCTCGGCCTCGCCTTCAAGGCCAACATCGACGACTTCCGCGAATCCCCCGCGCTCAAGGTGGCGGCGGCGCTGGCGACGCGCTTCGGCGAGCGCATCCGCATCGTCGAGCCCCATGCCCGCGCGCTACCCGACGATTTCGCCGACACCGGCGCCACGCTGACCGACATCGACACCGCGCTGGAGACCTGCCCGGTGCTGGTCGTGCTGGTCGACCACGACGTGTTCAAGTCGGTCCCGCTCGACGAGCGCGCCGACAAGGCGGTCTACGACACCCGCGGCATCTGGCCCGACCAGCCTCGCGTCAGGGCGGCCCAGGACGCGCTCCGGTTGGCGAGCTAG
- the rfbA gene encoding glucose-1-phosphate thymidylyltransferase RfbA, whose translation MKGIILAGGSGTRLYPATLAISKQLLPVFDKPMIYYPLSVLMLAGIREILIISTPRDLPMFELLLGDGSAFGIALSYAAQPEPRGLPEAYLIGEDFLGGDPSALILGDNIFYGEGLPGRCRAAAGREGASVFAYRVTDPERYGVVSFDPVTGRASAIEEKPSRPQSDWAITGLYFCDGDAPARARDLAPSARGELEIVDLLTAYLRRDALDVVRLGRGFAWLDTGTHDSLHDAGAFVRTIEHRQGIKIACPEEIALDQGWLDTEAVLARAAALGKTGYAAYLRDRVARAA comes from the coding sequence GTGAAGGGGATCATTCTGGCGGGCGGCAGCGGCACGCGGCTTTATCCCGCGACGCTCGCCATTTCGAAGCAGCTGTTGCCGGTCTTCGACAAGCCGATGATCTATTACCCGCTGTCGGTGCTGATGCTGGCAGGTATCCGTGAGATCCTGATCATCTCGACCCCGCGCGACCTGCCGATGTTCGAGCTGCTGCTCGGCGATGGATCGGCGTTCGGCATCGCCCTCAGCTATGCCGCCCAGCCGGAGCCGCGGGGATTGCCCGAGGCCTATCTGATCGGCGAGGATTTCCTTGGCGGCGACCCGTCCGCGCTGATCCTTGGCGACAATATTTTCTATGGTGAAGGCTTGCCGGGTAGATGTCGCGCGGCGGCGGGGCGCGAGGGTGCCAGCGTGTTCGCCTATCGCGTGACCGATCCCGAGCGCTACGGTGTCGTCAGCTTCGATCCGGTGACCGGCCGCGCCTCGGCAATCGAGGAGAAGCCGAGCAGGCCGCAATCGGACTGGGCGATCACCGGCTTATACTTCTGCGACGGCGATGCTCCGGCGCGCGCCCGCGATCTCGCGCCTTCCGCTCGCGGCGAGCTCGAGATCGTCGATCTGCTGACCGCCTATCTCCGCCGTGATGCACTGGACGTCGTGCGATTGGGGCGAGGTTTCGCGTGGCTCGATACCGGTACGCACGACAGCCTGCACGACGCCGGCGCCTTCGTGCGGACGATCGAGCATCGCCAGGGCATCAAGATCGCCTGTCCGGAGGAGATCGCGCTCGACCAGGGCTGGCTGGATACGGAGGCGGTGCTGGCGCGCGCGGCGGCGCTGGGGAAGACCGGCTATGCCGCTTACCTTCGCGACCGCGTGGCGAGGGCGGCATGA
- a CDS encoding peroxiredoxin encodes MPDLRGLTVVVTTADPDRWRAALMLASAEAALRGRARVYCHEAAVTLLARSELVDTALELGVILIACQTGLAAHDLPLPDFAEAGGLVSLLAELGEDRLVTL; translated from the coding sequence ATGCCCGACCTGCGCGGCCTGACCGTCGTCGTCACCACCGCCGACCCGGACCGCTGGCGCGCGGCGCTGATGCTGGCGAGCGCCGAAGCCGCGCTCCGCGGCCGGGCGCGGGTCTATTGCCACGAAGCGGCGGTGACGCTGCTCGCACGCTCGGAACTGGTCGACACCGCGCTGGAGCTGGGCGTCATCCTGATCGCCTGCCAGACCGGCCTCGCCGCGCACGACCTGCCGCTTCCCGACTTCGCCGAAGCCGGCGGCCTCGTCAGCCTGCTCGCCGAGCTGGGCGAGGATCGGCTGGTGACGCTCTAG
- the rfbB gene encoding dTDP-glucose 4,6-dehydratase, with product MTRTALVTGGAGFIGSALVRHLVATGTRAVVLDKLTYAASLDALAPVGDSPLFRFVEGDIADRALVAELLAGEGVDVVFHLAAETHVDRSIAGPAAFVETNIVGTYHLLEAALDHWRRVGGGFRFHHVSTDEVHGDLPIDGGHFDEESAYRPSSPYSASKAASDHLVAAWGRTYGLPVTISSCSNNYGPFQSPDKLIPRTIARALGDETLPVYGTGANVRDWLFVDDHARALDLIARRAVPGARYAIGGRAERSNLTVVRTLCDLLDRLAPRGDGRSYRRQVSFVADRPGHDLRYAIDPSRIESELDWRREQSFESGLEATVAWYLAHPEWWQRFAAAGHGLERVRA from the coding sequence ATGACGCGGACGGCCTTGGTCACCGGCGGCGCCGGATTCATCGGGTCGGCGCTGGTGCGGCATCTGGTCGCGACCGGCACGCGTGCCGTGGTGCTCGACAAACTCACCTATGCCGCCTCGCTCGACGCGCTCGCGCCGGTCGGGGATTCGCCGCTCTTCCGCTTCGTCGAGGGCGACATCGCCGATCGTGCGCTGGTGGCGGAATTGCTGGCGGGCGAGGGGGTGGACGTCGTCTTCCACCTCGCCGCCGAGACACATGTCGACCGCTCGATCGCCGGGCCGGCAGCGTTCGTCGAGACCAATATCGTCGGGACCTATCACCTGCTCGAGGCCGCGCTCGATCATTGGCGTCGCGTCGGCGGCGGCTTCCGGTTCCATCATGTCTCGACCGACGAGGTCCATGGCGACTTGCCGATCGACGGCGGCCACTTCGACGAGGAATCCGCCTATCGGCCGTCTTCGCCCTATTCGGCGTCGAAGGCGGCGTCGGACCATCTCGTCGCGGCCTGGGGCCGGACCTATGGCCTGCCGGTCACGATCAGCAGCTGCAGCAACAACTACGGGCCGTTCCAGTCACCCGACAAGCTGATCCCGCGCACCATCGCACGAGCGCTCGGCGACGAGACGCTGCCGGTCTACGGCACCGGCGCCAATGTCCGTGACTGGCTGTTCGTCGACGACCATGCCCGCGCGCTCGACCTGATCGCGCGCCGCGCCGTGCCGGGTGCGCGCTATGCGATCGGCGGAAGGGCGGAGCGGAGCAACCTCACCGTCGTAAGGACGCTGTGCGACCTGCTCGACCGGCTGGCGCCGCGCGGCGACGGGCGATCCTACCGGCGTCAGGTGAGCTTCGTCGCCGACCGCCCGGGGCATGATCTGCGCTATGCGATCGACCCGAGCCGGATCGAAAGCGAGCTCGATTGGCGGCGGGAGCAGAGTTTCGAGAGCGGGCTGGAGGCGACGGTCGCCTGGTATCTCGCGCATCCCGAGTGGTGGCAGCGCTTCGCCGCCGCGGGGCATGGGCTGGAGCGGGTGCGGGCCTGA
- a CDS encoding alpha/beta hydrolase encodes MRYSFLPLLLLAACAPKPMSSGTAPAQPTLYTESFGNTPRDAVRTLIVVLHGDAPTAPPSYQYAAARTFAAAVPESAVVAVLRPGYSDAAGHRSVGERGLTTGDNYTADRIAAVAQTIGALRQRYPHARTILVGHSGGAAIAADLAGTRGGLVDGLVLVGCPCMLDEWRAGMEKRMPEAPFEAPVTSLDPLKTVGGIPSDTRAAIIVGAKDEIAPPALSRGYAEALALRGIATDFRIVPGKGHEILDDPEVITALQRLAASLPRLP; translated from the coding sequence ATGCGCTATAGTTTCTTGCCCCTCCTGCTGCTCGCCGCCTGCGCGCCCAAGCCGATGTCGTCCGGCACCGCGCCCGCGCAGCCGACGCTCTACACCGAGAGCTTCGGCAACACGCCGCGCGACGCGGTACGCACGCTGATCGTCGTCCTCCACGGCGACGCGCCGACCGCGCCGCCCTCCTACCAATATGCCGCCGCCCGCACCTTCGCCGCCGCGGTGCCGGAAAGCGCCGTGGTCGCGGTGCTCCGCCCCGGCTACAGCGACGCCGCCGGCCACCGCTCGGTCGGCGAGCGCGGCCTCACCACCGGCGACAACTACACTGCCGACCGCATCGCCGCCGTCGCGCAGACGATCGGCGCGCTCCGCCAGCGCTATCCGCACGCGCGCACCATCCTGGTCGGCCATTCGGGCGGCGCGGCGATCGCCGCCGACCTCGCCGGCACGCGCGGCGGGCTGGTCGACGGGCTGGTGCTGGTCGGCTGCCCCTGCATGCTCGACGAATGGCGCGCCGGCATGGAGAAGCGGATGCCCGAGGCGCCGTTCGAGGCGCCGGTCACCAGCCTCGATCCGCTGAAGACCGTCGGCGGCATCCCCTCCGACACCCGCGCCGCGATCATCGTCGGCGCCAAGGACGAGATCGCCCCGCCCGCTCTCTCGCGCGGCTATGCCGAGGCGCTGGCGCTGCGCGGCATCGCCACCGATTTCCGCATCGTCCCCGGCAAGGGGCACGAGATCCTCGACGATCCCGAGGTGATCACCGCGCTCCAGCGGCTCGCCGCCTCGCTGCCGAGACTGCCGTGA
- the wecB gene encoding non-hydrolyzing UDP-N-acetylglucosamine 2-epimerase, producing the protein MASKAHKVLVVFGTRPEAIKLFPVVRALAAAPGIAVRTCVTAQHRGLLDQVLAIAGLAPDIDLDLMEPGQSLDRLTARLLTGLGEVMDAERPDRVIVQGDTATAMVGALAAYYRKVPVGHVEAGLRSGDIWQPWPEEVNRRIVAPIADQHFAPTETAAEALKRENIDPATIHVTGNTVIDALLATREAIAADPSLAAGLDPIAARFAGKRLILVTTHRRENFGDGMAEIARAIGRIAEREDVAILFPVHPNPNVVSVMDALLGDRANVARIDPLDYPHFIRALGMAELVLTDSGGVQEEAPALGRPVLVMRETTERPEGVAAGTARLVGAKEDAIVSGIFTLLDDKAAYSAMARAHNPFGDGQSAARIARIVAHGFGC; encoded by the coding sequence ATGGCAAGCAAGGCTCACAAGGTCCTGGTCGTGTTCGGCACGCGGCCCGAGGCGATCAAGCTGTTCCCCGTCGTCCGCGCCCTCGCCGCCGCACCGGGCATCGCCGTGCGCACCTGCGTGACCGCGCAGCACCGCGGACTGCTCGATCAGGTGCTGGCGATCGCCGGCCTCGCGCCCGACATCGACCTCGACCTGATGGAGCCCGGCCAGTCGCTCGACCGGCTGACCGCGCGGCTGCTGACCGGCCTCGGCGAGGTGATGGACGCCGAGCGGCCCGATCGGGTGATCGTCCAGGGCGACACCGCCACCGCGATGGTCGGCGCGCTCGCCGCCTATTACCGCAAGGTGCCGGTCGGCCATGTCGAGGCCGGGCTGCGCTCCGGCGACATCTGGCAGCCCTGGCCCGAGGAGGTGAACCGCCGCATCGTCGCCCCCATCGCCGACCAGCACTTCGCCCCGACCGAGACCGCCGCCGAGGCGCTCAAGCGCGAGAACATCGATCCCGCGACGATCCACGTCACCGGCAACACCGTGATCGACGCGCTGCTCGCGACGCGCGAGGCGATCGCCGCCGACCCCTCGCTCGCCGCCGGGCTCGATCCCATCGCCGCTCGCTTCGCCGGCAAGCGGCTGATCCTCGTCACCACGCATCGCCGCGAGAATTTCGGCGACGGCATGGCCGAGATCGCCCGCGCGATCGGCCGCATCGCCGAGCGCGAGGACGTCGCGATCCTCTTCCCCGTCCATCCCAATCCCAACGTCGTGTCGGTGATGGACGCGCTGCTCGGCGACCGCGCCAACGTCGCCCGCATCGACCCGCTCGACTACCCCCACTTCATCCGCGCGCTCGGCATGGCCGAGCTGGTCCTCACCGATTCGGGCGGCGTGCAGGAGGAGGCGCCCGCGCTTGGGCGTCCGGTGCTGGTGATGCGCGAGACCACCGAGCGACCCGAGGGCGTCGCCGCCGGCACCGCCCGCCTCGTCGGCGCGAAGGAGGACGCGATCGTTTCCGGTATCTTCACCCTTCTCGACGACAAGGCCGCCTATTCCGCGATGGCGCGCGCCCACAATCCGTTCGGCGACGGCCAGTCCGCGGCAAGGATTGCGAGGATCGTCGCGCATGGTTTCGGATGTTGA